The sequence tagggacccctagtcacctttgatggaggggagaggggaatttgtcttagggcccccacccatcacgggagtgggggcgggggggaggacagtaggtacccccattgtaatttatggcccccacccacagcacgGGGTGGGGActagaggggaggacagtaggtccttccccattgtaatttatggcccccacccaccgcgcaggggagggcaggggggaggacagtaggtcccccccattgtaatttatggcccccatctcgcaggggtgggggccggaggggggaggacagtaggtcccccctcaatatctttatggcccccacccaccgctaaagggtgggggccagggggggaggacagtaggtccccccattgtaatttatggcccacacccattgtaatttatgccccccacagtaggtcccccccattgaaatttatggcccccacccgtcgcacaggggtgggggccaatagtttttttttttgtgtgtgtgtcttttttttttctacagtgagcagccacaggctgctcactgcttactagacatgcccctgctcgcggtatagcgagtaggggcagatcatttactaatactaaataatctttacttagtgttagtaaatgtggctgaaagaccaatttaggtcttttagccttttagtagatagctccctgataccgtgggaattagggcgttatctactaagtggctgcaagatgcagccgcggcaatgaataggatcggagctTCATTCATTCCAataaaattccgatccgaacaaagtcccgaattgcgttctaacacgaatggagaaactgttagaacgcaattcggcaattttgccggcgttctgtctgtgacaggacgttcggcaatactgacaggaggcatcgtgggaacagggaggaaagctaaggatcatgggaaaattgctgtgaccaccagaaacgaagcacactttgctcctccgctggtcagagctggtcactgcgtaggaaacctccagaagagaaatagcccctactttttcttaagatttaaagaaaactatagcagacaggaagaaaagaagaacagatcctgagagagggggagaagaggaatcgattggggaaaggtacgttcggcatgacagtgccgctttaagcattgCTAATGTAGTTTTTACCAGttctaactaacaataacaataaaaaagtttgaaaacaaTTATAAAGTGATAACTAAGGCCACTGCACAGAGATTATATTTCATTGATTAAAATGAGACATTTAATGCCACATTTTCATATTTAGAAAAGTCAACACAGGGCTATAAAAGTAAAACCACCATGGTAGTGACTGTTTAACCTACttacattaacattttattttgtttctcacTTTACTTTATACATTTCCTTCAAGCTTTCCAGAGCCTCCTCTCGAGTAATGTTTTTCCATTCTTCCAAAATATGAGCGGGTTTAGCTCCGTACTCCTCTGCAAACTGACTGTTAAACTCTTTGAAGACAAACTTCCAGTAGGCAGCAGAACTCGTTTCATGTTCTATTTCCCAATCAGGATAGATTTTCTGATAATCACTGTAAAAGCGGAATTCTCCCTTTGTCTCACtgttcttaaatttttttttggtaattataTCAGCAGAGCATGTGGCATTGCACAAGACATTGCGACCCACCCATTTGTGTCTTGCTAGTCCTTTTGGACGATGGACAGATGCCCGATGTGTATCATGATCATCACCTCCAGCCTCACATGGGACCTTACAGAATGGACATTGTTTCCCACATCCGACCACACGTTTAAAGAGAACCTCCTCAGCATTTTGGGTGGGGTTGGAAAGAAAAGCATCTGTATTCAAATCTTTTAAGTCTGTAATTATTTGCCCTTCCATTTTTGCTAAAAACTCATCAATGTCATTAGAAAATTGGAGAACATTCTTACAATCTTCATTTTTGAACAATGTTGTTTTTACATCATTCGGTGAAATCACCAGCTCTTTATTTAATTCCTTGCATACATGACCTAAAAATTCTTCCAGATTTGAACATTCTAAAGCAGTTGGATTCTTAAGAGCCTTCCTGATTTTTTTGTAGATCGAAGAGACAATTTTGGCAATTATTTTTTCGAAGTGGGTAAAGTTTTCATATTTAATTGATATGTTCTCTGAAATCAATATTCTGGCAAAGCTCTCATATCTGTGAATATATTCTAGATACAGCTTGAAGTCATTCTTTTCTAGTAATTCCTTGAGGACGTGGTATTGGAAGATACTGCGACTTTTATACTTTGAGGAGTCATCGCTATCCAGCATGTCATCCACCATCTCTCCACCTAGGTTTTTATTGATGTATTCAATAATTGCCGGCTTCAGACACGATTCACAGAAGTGTTTTGCACAATCTTTAGAGGCATTTTGTTGCTGCAATATATTGTTAAAACAGGAAGAGTAGCGAGCTTTTAGATTGATGAGCATGTGTTTCGGATCATTTTCTTGTATAAAGTCATTGTGCATCTTCTGAAATTGCACCACTGCTTTCCCCAGGATATGAAGCTTCAGGTCCAACTCAAACAAGGTTTTAGTGCAAAGCTTCTCAGCAGCAGATGGCGTTAACCTTTCATTGATCATATTCAATAAATCCCTGCAGTAGATTTCATTGTAATCTTCTTTTGTGATAACTTTTTGGGTGACAAAGTAATGACAGCTGTCAATCAAGGACGCAGCAAAATCATTTGCctcatttttataatttatttgctCGAACTCAGAAAACTCTTTTAATGTCAACCAATCATAGTCAATGTGCTCTGCAGAAATGTGAAAAAGGTCTGCCTCATCTTTTAAATTAATGATATGGTCTAATCTCTGACGTATCGAACTTCCTTTATTCACCATCTCGGTCTTTAGTTGCTTCAGCATTTCCTGTTCAACATTGTGTCTAACTAATGTATGAAACTGAAATTCTGTCATAATTTCATCAAATATTGCTTCACATTCCTGTATTGCCTCCTTGGGGCTTAAACCAtgcttttttttacagttttccaAAAGTATGTTCACCTTGACCTCAATTATATTGATGTACATGCTTTTAATAAGTTGTATTTCCTGCtttcctttttgtatttgtataactTCCAAACATTTTTGTGAAAGAGAAGTTTCAATATTCATTCTGAGACCTTTTATTCCAAATAAGTACTGGCTTTCGTACTGCTGTGTGAGCGTTGGGTTTTCACAGCCATTTTTAAAGTAGGTTTCTAACAAATCGTGCATTTTCTGTTCCTCCCTATCTAGTAACTCTCCCATTTCAGGTTTTATGTTTGTAGCTAATTGGTTATCTAGATCATCGATCGGCAGGTTCTTGATAAGATTTTCTGTCTCATtcatccatttctgtatttctttccGGAAATCCCACTCTAACTCACAATATTTTTTTGTGAGGTTGTCATAAGCTTCAGCGACGAGAATGTTTCTAAAACTGAAGAGAAACTTCTCATGTTTGACTTCCTTCCACAGGTTGTTTAACCATTTAACAAATGTTGCGATATCTTGTGGCTGCGacattttgtttgatttgttttttttcataaagTCGAACAAATATTGTTTGAATTTGAAAATATTTTCGCTGTACCCAGAATTTACTGAAGCCATGGGTGGTACCCCGTGCCAGAGACTGGGGATATACCAGCTGTGCTCCTCGAGATTATACTCAATGATATCAGAGAAAGATTTAGCTCTATTACTCTCCATTTTTGCTGCTTTTTCAGTCATTTTATTTAGTTCTTCCATTAGTTTTATTCTTTCAATCAAAGTGTTATCAGGAGCCGACACGTCACTCACATTCTGATGAGCAAACTGGCAGTTGGGTTTCTTTCCTGCTTTTGTCATCCTTATAAATGCGTGGACCACAATCTGTAGAATATCCTTCATTTCCGCTGTGCTTTCCATGGCCATGTTAATTATGGCGATATCGCTTAACCCAACCGCAAGTGTTGCCAGCTCATTGTCATTTTCATAATTTTGATCATCAGAAATTGATACAGAATTTTTTAAACCTTCAGTGTCAATCACCAGTATAAAGTCACAGCCCAGATCTTCATGGAAGTCTTCTTTCACATTAATTAGTGTCATGAAAGCCCCTCGTGTGCATTGTCCACTGGCCACCGGGAACTGCAAACCAAACATGGTGTTCAGAAGGGTGGATTTCCCTGTACTCTGAACTCCCAGCACAGTGATGACTCTCATTCTGCATTGTCCTCCTGTCTTGGTGTCCAGCTCTGTCAGGACATCAGTTATCCACCGCAGAGGAATATTAGATGCTTCTCCATCGATCAGCTCCAGTGGGAACCCATCCAGCAGGAGATCAGCAGCTATTCCCGGGAGATGACTGAATTGTCTCTGGTCTGTTTTACTGTCTCCTTCTTTAAGAATTGCACATTCTGATTCATAAAACTGCCCTAATTCACGCAGGAAATGTTCAATTCCCAAAGAACTTTCAGATGTTTGCTGGTTTAATTCCTTTACTTCATTTGGTGACATATTTTTCAAGTTATTCTTGTATTGTGCACGAAGTTTAGCCAGGTTATCTCTTCCAATAGCATCGAGGTAACATTTCATCCATTTCACAAAATAATTTTTCTCCACCTGAGATAAGGTGGTGATGGCAGAAGAAAACTTGATCAAAGAATCCGTCATCTTGTACTGACTCTGTTCCCTGCGGTAATTTAACAGTTTTTCTTTAAGTTCTGATTGGTAGCTTTCAGAATCTTTCACACCTTGGTATTTCCTTCTACACATTTCTTTTTCTACTCGTGATATCTTCTTCCATAGAtttccctgcagtctcattgtttCCTTCTTCCACTGTGTTACATCTTTTATTCCCGCAGTGATTTCCAGCGCATGTTTCTTTGCTTTCTGACATTCTTCTGAACTCTCGTCTATGTGTATCTTGAATTCAGCCGCCCTAAGTGCCATATTCTCCAAATCAGTAATTTTTTCAGGGTTATTTGTAAGATTTGCAATAATATTTTGTAGCCTTAGGCTTAACTTTGCAGCATTTGATTGACTGCTTTTTACTAAGACGTGTGATTTGTCTAGTTTTAGTATTGGAAATAACTGGTTCAGATATTTGGCTGTCTTTCTTTTATCCTCTTTGTTGGGTGCATTGTCGATGATGAAATAATAACTTGTGTCTGTTCCCCCGAGATCTGCTAACATATTGAATTCTCTTTCAGTTATTTTCTCAGTAAATATAAATACAGCTGATGAAATGCTCGTTAAAAGTCTGAACTGTTTCAGGTTAGATTTCAGATCTCCACGCAGATTGGTCACAGCAATAGGACCCGGGAATATATTATCATTTTGTTTTGGAAAATACCAGGATATTTCCACCAATGCATCAGATATTTTCCGAGGAACATTTGCACTCTCCATGTCTCGATGCACAAAGAATTCATGAGCATTATGGGCTGGACTGAGAATACTATTTAGGATTTTAGATTTTGAAAAGTGAAATTCTCCGAGTCTGACAAATGAGAAGGTCGGCATCTTGATTGTCACCAAATTTTCTTCCACAAATCCTGTGCTGCCTTCTGATGATTGCGTTCCCCATCTCTTCACAATGTCTCTCATTGCCCATAGCATGAAGGTGCAGTTAGAGCCATCCCCAGTAGGGAGCAGAAGAGGGACAGCAAACTGGCACATGGACATCTTGGTTACAATTTCCTGTTGTAGAAAATGATCTGAACAATGCAGGACAGCACATAGAACATCCAGGGGGTGGATACTGGCTGTGTTTGTTTCAGTAATAGGTAGAAAATCTGAATATGGATCTTGATCTCCATTTTCATCCCCTtcattattaacatttttttgGTCAAATTGTGTGTCCCTTGCCATTACATTAAGTGCCATGAGTTTCTGTAGGAAGTGCCAGGGTACGTCTTCTAACGACTGAAGGTCCACGTTCTTTACACTCTCACATCCAACATCGAGGATGTCCTTAAGTCGGAGTTTTGAGGTTCTGTGTATCTCCATTTTCAGCTCTGACAACATTTCACCAAATGCTTCTCTTTTATctataaaaataagcaaataTTTGTTTCCACATGTGATAAACATGGAAGTTCATATTTAAATGCtgccaaaattatttatttttctgatatatttgctattttctaataaataacatttgttgCTCTGTGTAAAAATTGTGTAAACATTTTAGTATGCTACTAAATATATAATGCTTTCAAAAACAACACACATCTTCTCACTCCCCTTTGAGGGAGGGTATTATGGAGAGATTACAGCAACCCCTAAGGTAGTTGACCCGTCACTTCCGGTGGACGCAACCGACTGTATACATCATGTGGAAGCTGAGAATGGAGGCTTACATAATTTTCGGCTGGTAATGATGATGTTACACTATGGACATGAGTAAGGGCTGAGACGATCACGTGATCTTGGAAGTTGATTGGGTGTGAGCATTTTAAAAGGGCACTTGAACCTGGATTACATTATTACCAACTGAAGAAGCTTTAACTAGCGAAACACATTATGGTTAGAAGAGATTTGACTATCAGGACTGGATAAGTgcatatacaataaatatttgaCCTTAGCACTACTGGTAGTCTGTCTTGCTCCAGGTTCTACCGTAGAGCCAAGGCATAACAGGGCTCTAAGCAAGGTGAGAGTCTCTTATATTAATTTAATTCCTTGTCTATGTTGATATATTACACCACAAGccctttttt is a genomic window of Pelobates fuscus isolate aPelFus1 chromosome 8, aPelFus1.pri, whole genome shotgun sequence containing:
- the LOC134571386 gene encoding interferon-induced very large GTPase 1-like, translated to MLSELKMEIHRTSKLRLKDILDVGCESVKNVDLQSLEDVPWHFLQKLMALNVMARDTQFDQKNVNNEGDENGDQDPYSDFLPITETNTASIHPLDVLCAVLHCSDHFLQQEIVTKMSMCQFAVPLLLPTGDGSNCTFMLWAMRDIVKRWGTQSSEGSTGFVEENLVTIKMPTFSFVRLGEFHFSKSKILNSILSPAHNAHEFFVHRDMESANVPRKISDALVEISWYFPKQNDNIFPGPIAVTNLRGDLKSNLKQFRLLTSISSAVFIFTEKITEREFNMLADLGGTDTSYYFIIDNAPNKEDKRKTAKYLNQLFPILKLDKSHVLVKSSQSNAAKLSLRLQNIIANLTNNPEKITDLENMALRAAEFKIHIDESSEECQKAKKHALEITAGIKDVTQWKKETMRLQGNLWKKISRVEKEMCRRKYQGVKDSESYQSELKEKLLNYRREQSQYKMTDSLIKFSSAITTLSQVEKNYFVKWMKCYLDAIGRDNLAKLRAQYKNNLKNMSPNEVKELNQQTSESSLGIEHFLRELGQFYESECAILKEGDSKTDQRQFSHLPGIAADLLLDGFPLELIDGEASNIPLRWITDVLTELDTKTGGQCRMRVITVLGVQSTGKSTLLNTMFGLQFPVASGQCTRGAFMTLINVKEDFHEDLGCDFILVIDTEGLKNSVSISDDQNYENDNELATLAVGLSDIAIINMAMESTAEMKDILQIVVHAFIRMTKAGKKPNCQFAHQNVSDVSAPDNTLIERIKLMEELNKMTEKAAKMESNRAKSFSDIIEYNLEEHSWYIPSLWHGVPPMASVNSGYSENIFKFKQYLFDFMKKNKSNKMSQPQDIATFVKWLNNLWKEVKHEKFLFSFRNILVAEAYDNLTKKYCELEWDFRKEIQKWMNETENLIKNLPIDDLDNQLATNIKPEMGELLDREEQKMHDLLETYFKNGCENPTLTQQYESQYLFGIKGLRMNIETSLSQKCLEVIQIQKGKQEIQLIKSMYINIIEVKVNILLENCKKKHGLSPKEAIQECEAIFDEIMTEFQFHTLVRHNVEQEMLKQLKTEMVNKGSSIRQRLDHIINLKDEADLFHISAEHIDYDWLTLKEFSEFEQINYKNEANDFAASLIDSCHYFVTQKVITKEDYNEIYCRDLLNMINERLTPSAAEKLCTKTLFELDLKLHILGKAVVQFQKMHNDFIQENDPKHMLINLKARYSSCFNNILQQQNASKDCAKHFCESCLKPAIIEYINKNLGGEMVDDMLDSDDSSKYKSRSIFQYHVLKELLEKNDFKLYLEYIHRYESFARILISENISIKYENFTHFEKIIAKIVSSIYKKIRKALKNPTALECSNLEEFLGHVCKELNKELVISPNDVKTTLFKNEDCKNVLQFSNDIDEFLAKMEGQIITDLKDLNTDAFLSNPTQNAEEVLFKRVVGCGKQCPFCKVPCEAGGDDHDTHRASVHRPKGLARHKWVGRNVLCNATCSADIITKKKFKNSETKGEFRFYSDYQKIYPDWEIEHETSSAAYWKFVFKEFNSQFAEEYGAKPAHILEEWKNITREEALESLKEMYKANDFASSLIDSCHDFVTQKVIIREDYNEIYCRDLLKLVNEKLTSSAAEKLCTKPLFELDLKLHILSKAAVQFEKMHNDFIQENDPKHILGNLKLHYFSCFNNILQQQNASKDCAKRFCESCLKPAIIEYINKNLSGEMVDDMLDSDDSSKYKSRSIFQYHVLKELLEKNDFKLYLEYIHRYESFARKWISENISIKYENFTHLEKIIAKIVSSIYKKIRKALKNPTALECSNLEEFLGQVCKELNKELVISPNDIKTTIFKNENCSNVPQFSNDIDEFLKETKGQIITDLKDLNTESFLSNPSLNAEEVLFKRVVGCGKQCPFCKVPCEAGGGDHDTHRASVHRPKGLARHRWVVRNILCNATCSADIITKKKFKNSETKGEFRFYSDYQKIYPDWEIEHETSSAAYWKFVFKEFNSQFAEDYGSKPAHILEEWKNITREEALESLKEMYKIE